The following coding sequences lie in one Anguilla rostrata isolate EN2019 chromosome 8, ASM1855537v3, whole genome shotgun sequence genomic window:
- the disp3 gene encoding protein dispatched homolog 3 yields the protein MESDDEPLLLQADWDLEEDEGQEEEEEGNEEAGGQCGATAEDDGIGGVWGAVGWVYTQPWVSAVVLGVGVLLPCVLSVFMFLYCSPLDIDLSYSAFEVRSHSSAQRFDALTIALKTQLGSWDRHRRDVDDYASRGLRDLLLDRLSKAGGGASNVGGAYNESSISKAVKHLLFEGEELNKENVTLNSLARAEVNTTSQRGAGGKNEQATEKDSVVGEEKREKGSYIAKEGEEENPEARKIRGDEERGESLDRVPRSVGGAPYYSYLQSQALWRMELVFLAQGGGDNNIFTPERLRTIHTVERLVMQHPQFHKFCWKPLEVLRDLPLGPSYCSPPSSLLSYLFPSERGGKIYYDGMGPDLADIHGALSLAITHPQFYWYVDESLTPDNLRSSLLRSEIHFGAPLPSFFSLQDRPEEQRRRFRSFVVQYADILARQSTSQVKVLYGGTELFDDEVRRTFHSDMLLALISGGCIAALVYILTSFSVFLTFFGLASIGLSCLMALFLYHVVFGIPYLGILNGVAAFVIIGIGVDDVFVFISTFRQAFHLVKPEQRMVYTVKTAGRATFLTSFTTAAAYAANTFSQIPAVHDFGLFMALIVSCCWLWVCLLMPAALCVWSQCVALRENGCLKRCHSLPEMSINHTPLSDQDDDIALLSVEIQSGSCSPDNDAPLLSLAVEAPPPLSGQGGTGVVSAGLQGVLQHWVVEPVVEKRRIIVALYVLVLLMSAGFCYLLRPASHAPLLFRSDTNLQTLLELRSNLSAQGISCHMCSGLFMEKPHSLRSTTHPCPSVSGSPPQQHPSHPSSLASHSSAKPISTAAQTDLLLTVYVSKLDVGAAITLYRFSLNASVPSPWKALSPGNGEVPSFQAFSRPHRNFSTRMTVCVSHAAHPHPRWMITSRSCDPRDGWRSEFSFYVASAEQQHSRKLYFAQLRHSPYPSRVCASPPGCIISAGPDGPTQGAFYTPLPADPAQATSSRTSGFNPCRGGVCGQPAVRPLVDTGAMVFVVFGILGVNRTNHKDNHVIGDMGSVIYDPNFDLFKEIGHLCQLCKAISANTRLVKPGGAQCLPSGNSLSSLLPLLHPECQSLPQPNLLPGQLSHGAVGMQGGTVRWLSMAFESTTYKGKSSFETHSDFLQWESFLQQQLSALPQSSALRRGFQTCEHWKQIFMEILGVESALYSLLLSLAICIAAVSIFTAHPLLLLPILLTILGVICLVVAVMYWLGWEMGAVEAISLSILVGSSVDYCLHLVEGFLLAGETGPRMPSRTAPSQDASGLRQWRTLVAVDHVGVAIVSSALTTVISTVPLFFCVIVPFAKFGQIVAINTAVSILFTLTVTAALLATMGPAHFSRPPGAVLKACLAVLGTVAFGVALYWVAGRLVGPMPWLTVTT from the exons ATGGAGTCCGACGACGAGCCCTTGTTGCTGCAGGCAGACTGGGACCTTGAGGAGGACGAAGGgcaagaggaagaagaagaggggaaCGAAGAGGCGGGAGGGCAGTGCGGTGCCACTGCTGAGGACGATGGGATTGGCGGTGTGTGGGGGGCAGTAGGCTGGGTGTACACTCAGCCCTGGGTGAGCGCGGTGGTTCTGGGAGTTGGAGTTCTGCTGCCCTGCGTCCTCTCAGTCTTCATGTTCCTGTACTGCTCTCCCTTAGACATCGACCTGTCCTACAGCGCCTTTGAAGTGCGCAGCCACTCCTCTGCCCAGCGCTTTGATGCTCTCACCATCGCTCTGAAGACCCAGCTGGGGTCGTGGGACAGGCACAGACGTGACGTGGACGATTACGCCTCTCGTGGCCTGAGAGACTTACTGCTGGACAGGCTGAGCAAAGCGGGAGGCGGAGCATCTAATGTGGGAGGAGCCTATAATGAGAGCAGTATCTCAAAAGCTGTGAAACACTTACTGTTTGAGGGAGAGGAGttgaacaaagaaaatgttaCACTGAACAGTTTAGCAAGAGCCGAAGTGAACACCACAAGTCAGAGGGGTGCAGGGGGAAAGAATGAGCAAGCTACCGAGAAAGACAGTGTGGTGggggaagagaagagggagaaaggtAGCTATATAGCcaaagagggagaagaggaaaatCCTGAAGCCAGAAAGATTAGGGgagatgaggagagaggagagtcaCTGGACAGGGTACCCCGGTCGGTGGGGGGAGCCCCATACTACTCGTACCTGCAGAGCCAGGCTTTGTGGAGGATGGAGCTGGTGTTCCTGGCCCAGGGCGGGGGGGACAACAACATCTTCACCCCGGAACGCCTGCGCACCATCCACACGGTGGAGCGCCTGGTCATGCAGCACCCCCAGTTTCATAAGTTCTGCTGGAAGCCCCTGGAGGTTCTGAGGGACCTCCCCCTGGGGCCTTCCTACTGCTCCCCGCCCAGTTCTCTCCTCTCCTACCTCTTCCCCAGCGAGCGAGGGGGGAAGATCTACTACGACGGCATGGGCCCTGATCTGGCCGACATCCACG GGGCCCTGAGCCTGGCCATCACCCACCCGCAGTTCTACTGGTACGTGGACGAGAGCCTGACGCCCGACAACCTGCGCAGCTCCCTCCTGCGCAGCGAGATCCACTTCGGGgcccccctgccctccttcTTCTCCCTGCAGGACCGGccggaggagcagaggaggcgCTTCCGCAGCTTCGTGGTCCAGTACGCCGACATCCTGGCCCGCCAGTCCACCAG tcagGTAAAGGTGCTGTACGGGGGTACCGAGCTCTTCGATGATGAGGTGAGACGCACCTTCCACAGCGACATGCTCCTGGCGCTCATTAGCGGAGGCTGCATCGCCGCGCTGGTCTACATCCTGACCTCCTTCTCCG TGTTCTTAACATTCTTTGGGCTTGCCAGCATTGGCCTCAGCTGCCTCATGGCCCTTTTCTTGTACCACGTGGTGTTTGGCATTCCCTACCTGGGCATCCTTAATGGAGTGGCAGCCTTCGTCATCATTGGCATTG GTGTGgatgatgtgtttgtgttcatcagCACCTTCAGACAGGCCTTTCATCTGGTGAAGCCCGAGCAGCGCATGGTCTACACGGTCAAGACCGCCGGGCGGGCCACCTTCCTGACCTCCttcaccaccgccgccgcctaTGCGGCCAACACCTTCTCCCAG ATCCCAGCCGTCCACGACTTCGGCCTGTTCATGGCGCTGATTGTCAGCTGCTGCtggctgtgggtgtgtctgcTGATGCCCGCTGCCCTGTGCGTGTGGAGCCAGTGTGTGGCGCTCCGGGAGAACGGCTGTCTGAAACG gTGTCATTCTCTCCCAGAAATGTCCATCAACCACACCCCCTTGTCAGACCAGGATGATGACATCGCTCTTCTGTCAGTTGAAATTCAGTCAG gtTCCTGTAGTCCTGATAATGATGCCCCCCTGCTGTCTCTGGCTGTGGaggcccctcctcccctctctgggCAGGGTGGAACAGGAGTAGTCAGTGCTGGTCTACAGGGAGTACTGCAGCACTGGGTAGTGGAACCAGTGGTGGAGAAACGCAGAATCATTGTAG CTCTCTATGTGCTCGTTCTGCTGATGTCGGCCGGATTCTGCTACCTGCTGCGTCCAGCGAGTCACGCCCCACTGCTGTTCCGGTCGGACACTAACCTTCAGACCCTGCTAGAGCTGCGCAGCAATCTGAGCGCCCAAGGCATCTCCTGTCACATGTGCTCCG GTTTGTTCATGGAGAAGCCCCACTCCCTGCGCAGTAccacccacccctgcccctccgTATCTGGGAGTCCTCCCCAGCAACATCCCTCGCACCCGTCAAGTTTAGCCTCACACAGCTCGGCCAAACCAATCTCCACAGCCGCTCAAACAG ACCTTCTGCTCACAGTGTACGTGTCCAAGCTGGATGTGGGTGCAGCCATCACTCTGTACCGCTTCTCTCTAAATGCTAGTGTGCCTTCACCCTGGAAAGCCCTGTCCCCGGGGAATGGAGAAGTACCTTCCTTCCAG gcattcagcagacctCACAGGAACTTCAGCACACGCATGACGGTGTGCGTGTCCCAcgccgcccacccccacccgcgcTGGATGATCACCTCGCGGTCATGTGACCCCCGCGACGGCTGGAGGTCGGAGTTCAGCTTCTACGTGGCGTCGGCGGAGCAGCAACACAGCAG GAAGCTGTACTTTGCCCAGCTGAGACACAGCCCTTATCCCAGCCGAGTGTGTGCGTCTCCCCCCGGCTGCATTATTAGCGCTGGCCCTGATGGACCCACCCAGGGTGCTTTCTACACTCCACTTCCTGCAG ACCCAGCGCAGGCTACGAGTTCAAGAACCTCAGGCTTCAACCCGTGCAGAGGTGGGGTTTGCGGGCAGCCCGCagtgcgccccctggtggacactGGGGCCATGGTGTTTGTTGTGTTCGGGATCCTGGGCGTCAATCGCACAAACCACAAAGATAACCACGTCATCGGGGACATG GGCAGCGTCATCTACGACCCAAACTTTGACCTCTTTAAAGAGATTGGGCACCTCTGCCAGCTGTGCAAAGCCATCAGCGCCAACACACGTTTAGTCAAGCCTGGAGGAGCCCAATGCCTACCCTCAG GAAACAgcctctcttccctcctgcCTCTGCTCCACCCAGAGTGCCAGTCTCTCCCTCAGCCTAACCTGTTGCCCGGGCAGCTATCCCATGGAGCAGTGGGCATGCAGGGAGGAACAGTGCGCTGGCTGTCTATGGCTTTTGAATCC ACCACCTACAAGGGGAAGTCCTCCTTCGAGACGCACTCCGACTTCCTCCAATGGGAGtccttcctgcagcagcagctctcggCCCTCCCTCAGTCATCCGCCCTACGTCGAGGCTTTCAGACCTGTGAGCACTGGAAGCAAATCTTCATGGAGATCCTAG GTGTTGAGAGCGCCCTCTACAGCCTTCTGCTGTCCTTGGCCATCTGCATAGCCGCTGTGTCTATTTTCACTGCTCACCCACTCCTGCTTCTGCCCATTCTCCTTACTATCCTGG GCGTCATTTGCCTGGTTGTGGCAGTGATGTACTGGCTGGGCTGGGAGATGGGGGCGGTGGAGGCCATCTCTCTGTCCATTCTGGTGGGCTCGTCTGTGGACTACTGCTTGCACCTGGTGGAGGGGTTCCTGCTCGCTGGGGAAACGGGTCCCCGGATGCCCAGTCGCACGGCA cCTTCCCAGGATGCCTCTGGCCTGCGTCAATGGAGGACCTTAGTCGCCGTGGACCACGTCGGCGTGGCGATAGTCTCCAGCGCTCTCACCACAGTGATTTCCACGGTGCCGCTCTTCTTCTGCGTCATCGTGCCCTTCGCCAAGTTCGGCCAGATCGTGGCCATCAACACGGCAGTCTCCATCCTCTTCACCCTCACCGTTaccgccgccctgctggccacGATGGGACCGGCTCACTTCAGCCGGCCCCCTGGCGCGGTGCTAAAAGCCTGCCTCGCCGTGCTGGGGACAGTGGCCTTCGGGGTGGCGCTGTACTGGGTCGCCGGGCGACTGGTGGGCCCCATGCCTTGGCTCACGGTCACCACATAG